GCCAAAAAGAGGCACGATGCCGACGGATGTGCGCCGGCATCGTGATAACGTCAGTACAAGGTCGCCAACGCCTCCCGACCAAAATTCATTAAGTCTTCATTGCGTCCGGTGCGGATCTTTTCAACCCAATCGGGATCCTGGAGCAGCGCACGACCGACCGCGACCAGATCGAACTCGTCGCGGGCCATCCGTTCGATCAGCCCGTCGAGTGATGCGGGCTCCGACCCCTCGCCACGGAAGGCAGCGACGAATTCACCCGACAGCCCCACCGAGCCGACAGTGATGGTCGGCCGGCCGGTGAGCTTGCCGGCCCAGCCCGCGAAGTTGAGATCGGAACCGTCGAATTCGGGCTCCCAGAACCGGCGCTGCGAGCAATGGAAGATGTCTGCGCCCGCCGCGGCCATCGGCTCCAGCCAGGCGGCCATCTCGGCCGGGGTTTCCGCCAGACGCGCCTTGAAATCCTGTTGCTTCCACTGCGACAGCCGGATGATGACCGGATAGCCGGGGCCCACCGCCGCCCGCACCGCTTTCAGGATCTCCACCGCGAACCGGGTCCGTTCGGGCAGCGTGCTGCCGCCCCAGCGGTCGGTGCGCTGGTTGGTGCCGGCCCAGAAGAACTGATCGATCAGATAGCCATGGGCGCCATGCAACTCCACGGCATCGAAGCCCAGCAGCTTGGCATCGGCCGCCGCCTGACCGAAGGCGGCGATGGTGTCGGCCACGGCGGCATCGGTCATCGGTTCAGCAAACTGCTTTCCCGGCGACGACAGGCCCGACGGGCTGTCGACCGGCCCCGGCGCCTTCCAGTCGGTCTGGGTGTTGCGCGCCGAGCCGACATGCCAGAGCTGCGGCGCCATCAACCCGCCCGCCGCATGCACCTCGTCGATCACATGCTTCCAGGCGGCCAGTTCCTCGGTGCCCCAGAAGCGGGGCACGTTGGGATCGTTCAGCGAGGCGGGGCGATTGATGCCGGTGCCTTCCGACACGATCAGGCCGACACCGCCCTCGGCACGCCGGCGATAATAGGCGGCGACCTGGGCGGTCGGCACGCCGCCCGGCGAGAACGACCGGGTCATCGGCGCCATGACGATGCGGTTCGGCATGTGCAGGGGCCCCAGATCGAAGGGGCGGAACAGAAGATCGGTCGCGGCCATGCGGGTATCGCTCTGTGTGGGGAATGGGGTGCGGCGGCGGGTGTGCGGGGGGGAGGGGCGCGGGATCAACGATCAGAGGAATTTGGGCTCGGGCCACCAGGGATAGACATCGGGCATGTCGGCGGAGACCGTGTTCGCGAACTGCGCCGGGCGCTTTTCCAGGAAGGCCTTGATGCCTTCCTCGACATCGCTGCTGCGGCCGCGGGAGACGATCGCGCGGCTGTCGATGCGGTGGGCGGCCATTGGATGGTCTTCGGCCTGCAGGCGCCACAGCATCTGGCGGGCCATGGCCACCGAGACCGGCGCCGCATTGTCGGCGATTTCACGCGCCAGCGCGCGGGCGGCCGGCAGAAGATCATCGGGCGCGTGCACCGATCGCACCAGGCCGCGCGCCAGGGCCTCGTCGGCATTGAACACCCGGCCGGTATACACCCATTCCAGCGCGGTCTGCATGCCCACCAGCCGGGGCAGGAACCACGAGGATGCCGCTTCGGGGGTGATGCCGCGACGCGCGAAGACGAAGCCGAAGCGGGCATTGTTTGATGCCATGCGGATGTCCATGGCGAGCTGCATGGTGGCGCCAACCCCGACCGCGGCGCCGTTCACGGCCGAAATCACCGGCTTCAGGCTGTCGAAGATCCTCAGCGTCACCTGGCCGCCGCCATCGCGGTGCACGCCGGCGACCTGATCGCGGATGCCGACCCGCTTGTCGAAATCGAAAGTGTCGCCGCCGCTTTCCAGATCGGCCCCGGCGCAGAAGGCGCGGCCGGACCCGGTGACGATCACGGCACGGACATCGTCATCGGCATCGGTCACGTCGAACAGCCGCAGCAGATCATCCATCATCGCGCCGTTGAAGGTGTTCATCTTCTCTGGGCGGTTGAATGTGGCGGTGGCGATACCGTCCGCGACGGCATAGTCGAGGGTTCTGAACGCGGGCTGCTTGGGATCGGCGGGCATCGGGCGAACCTCCGGTGGTTTCTGGGGCATCAGCGACAGCCCGGCGCCGGTGGTCTGCGCCACCTGAAGCCGGCCGCGCCATCGTGACCCGCTTATGCCCGGTCCGACAAGACAATTCGAACGTTCGTTTTACTGTGCGAAAAATCATGACGCGAAAAATGATCGCACGCAATCGATTACAGCCGGATCGCGTCGAACATCGTCTGAAGGTCGGGGGCGGCGGGCAGGGCGCCGGTGGCGGCGATCAGCACCAGCGCCCCCTGGCCATCATGGCCGATGCCACGGGCGGTGTCGCCGAGGGCGGGGGCGGTGTCGCAAACGGCGGGGACCAGTGGCGTCAGGCGCCAGCGGCGGCCGACCATCTGCACGACGGTGGCGGCCGGCCGGCCATCGGCGCCGGCCACCGGCAGAACGCCCTTCACCCGCAGCACGCCCGGCGGCAGGGCGGTCAGCGTCGCCAGCAGGCGCCCCCGGTCGACCGGGCCGCGACTGGCCCAGCTCCAACTGCTGAAGTGAGCGTCGGCCTGATGGTCGATATCGTCGTCGGGCAGGTGCCGCGCCGCCGCCGTGCCCGCAGGCGGGGCGAGGCGGCCGCTGGCGACCAGGGCCGCGCTGAAGCCGCCATCATCCGGCGATGCGGTCGAGGCGGGGCTTGCGATCATCGCCACGCCCGGTGCCGCCCGGGCGATGGCGGCCTGGGCCCGGGCAAGCCCGGCCGGGTTCACCAGATCGGTCTTGGTCAGCAGGATCAGATCGGCGCGCGCAAACTGCCGGATCAGCGTGTCGCCCACCAGCCGGTCGCCCAGCAGTCCTTCGGCGGTCGAGGCATCGGCCAGAACCACCACGGCATCGATCAGAAGCCCTGGCTCCAGCGCCGCAAGCTGCGCCACGCGCCGCGGATCGGCGACGCCGCTGGTTTCGATCACGATCTGGTCCGGAGGAATACCGTCGTCGCCGCCCTCGGCAAGGGCCAGCAGGGCGGCGTTCTGATCAGCGGCCGGGCCACAGCACATGCAGCCATTGGTCAGGGTGATCATCCGGGTGTCGCGGCGCCGGATCAGCGTCGCGTCGATGTTGATCGCCCCGAAATCATTGACCATGATGCCATAGCGCCGGTCACCGCGGGCCAACAGCGCGTTCAGCAGCGTGGTCTTGCCGGCGCCCAGGAATCCGCCCAGAACCGTGACCGGTATCGGCGGCCGCGCGGTCATGAGCCCGGTGCCGGAAAGACGCGGCCGCCGACGACGGTGGCATGCACGCCCACATCCTTCAGCGCCATCGGGTCCACCGCCAGCGGATCATCGTCGAGCACCGCGAAATCGGCGTATTTGCCGACATCGATGCTGCCGACCAGGTGATCGAGCTTCATGGTATAGGCAACCCCCAGCGTGACGGCGCGCAGGGCGGCTTCAACCGGAATGCGTTCCTCGGCGCCGAGCAGGGCGCCGGAGGCGGTGAGCCGGTTGACCGCGCACCAGGCGGTGAACAGCGGCGCCACCGGCGTGATCGGCGCATCGGAATGCATCGAGAACGGCACACCCAGCCTGAGCGCCGTGCCGCAGGGGTCCAGCCGCTCGGCCCGCACCGGCCCCACGGTCTGGGCGGCATGGGCGTCGCCCCAGTAATAGATGTGGTTGGCGAAGATGTTGCAGCAGATGCCCAGCGTCTTCATCCGCCGCAGCAGCGCTTCATCCAGCATCTGGGCATGCTGCAGGGTGTGGCGATGATCGGCGCGCGGCGTGCGGATCAGCGCCGCCTCGATCGCGTCGATGGCAAGCTCGCTCGCCTGATCGCCATTGGTGTGGATCTGCAGATGCGCGCCGGCGGCGTGATAGGCGTCCACCACCTGCATCACATCGGCCGGCGCCATGTACCACATGCCATTGGGCGCGCCGTTGTGATAGCCGGGCCAGCGCAGCCGGGCGGTGAAACCCTGGATCGAGCCGTCGACCACCAGCTTGACCAGCCCGAATTTCAGCCGGTCGGTGCTGGCGCCGGCCAGAACCTTCCAGCGCGCGACGCCGTCGTCCAGGCTGTGCATGCGTTGCGCCAGCGCCGGCGCCAGCCTGATCGGGAAATCATCGGCGCCGGTGACCGTCGTCAGCACCTCGACCGCCTCGGCCCCGAGCTGGTTCAGAAGATCGGTGCAGGTGGTAACGCCGCTGGCGCGGGCGATATCGGCGAAGCGGCGCAGAACC
The Tistrella bauzanensis DNA segment above includes these coding regions:
- a CDS encoding CobW family GTP-binding protein encodes the protein MTARPPIPVTVLGGFLGAGKTTLLNALLARGDRRYGIMVNDFGAINIDATLIRRRDTRMITLTNGCMCCGPAADQNAALLALAEGGDDGIPPDQIVIETSGVADPRRVAQLAALEPGLLIDAVVVLADASTAEGLLGDRLVGDTLIRQFARADLILLTKTDLVNPAGLARAQAAIARAAPGVAMIASPASTASPDDGGFSAALVASGRLAPPAGTAAARHLPDDDIDHQADAHFSSWSWASRGPVDRGRLLATLTALPPGVLRVKGVLPVAGADGRPAATVVQMVGRRWRLTPLVPAVCDTAPALGDTARGIGHDGQGALVLIAATGALPAAPDLQTMFDAIRL
- a CDS encoding NADH:flavin oxidoreductase, whose amino-acid sequence is MAATDLLFRPFDLGPLHMPNRIVMAPMTRSFSPGGVPTAQVAAYYRRRAEGGVGLIVSEGTGINRPASLNDPNVPRFWGTEELAAWKHVIDEVHAAGGLMAPQLWHVGSARNTQTDWKAPGPVDSPSGLSSPGKQFAEPMTDAAVADTIAAFGQAAADAKLLGFDAVELHGAHGYLIDQFFWAGTNQRTDRWGGSTLPERTRFAVEILKAVRAAVGPGYPVIIRLSQWKQQDFKARLAETPAEMAAWLEPMAAAGADIFHCSQRRFWEPEFDGSDLNFAGWAGKLTGRPTITVGSVGLSGEFVAAFRGEGSEPASLDGLIERMARDEFDLVAVGRALLQDPDWVEKIRTGRNEDLMNFGREALATLY
- a CDS encoding crotonase/enoyl-CoA hydratase family protein yields the protein MPADPKQPAFRTLDYAVADGIATATFNRPEKMNTFNGAMMDDLLRLFDVTDADDDVRAVIVTGSGRAFCAGADLESGGDTFDFDKRVGIRDQVAGVHRDGGGQVTLRIFDSLKPVISAVNGAAVGVGATMQLAMDIRMASNNARFGFVFARRGITPEAASSWFLPRLVGMQTALEWVYTGRVFNADEALARGLVRSVHAPDDLLPAARALAREIADNAAPVSVAMARQMLWRLQAEDHPMAAHRIDSRAIVSRGRSSDVEEGIKAFLEKRPAQFANTVSADMPDVYPWWPEPKFL
- a CDS encoding amidohydrolase is translated as MPVSVFQAKRIITLNGYRPFATHVAVRDGRILGMGDETMLTAFGRASLDDRFAGKVLMPGFVEGHAHVFEGMVWDDRYVGFFDRRGPDGRVWPGLTSIDAVVEVLAAEAAALTDPTRALSAWGFDPIYFDGRRMTRCDLDRVSTTRPVLVLHASAHILNVNSAALDLVGLRDDTDLDGLARDEAGRLTGELLGPEAMGWVRSKIDRVPVLRAADERVLRRFADIARASGVTTCTDLLNQLGAEAVEVLTTVTGADDFPIRLAPALAQRMHSLDDGVARWKVLAGASTDRLKFGLVKLVVDGSIQGFTARLRWPGYHNGAPNGMWYMAPADVMQVVDAYHAAGAHLQIHTNGDQASELAIDAIEAALIRTPRADHRHTLQHAQMLDEALLRRMKTLGICCNIFANHIYYWGDAHAAQTVGPVRAERLDPCGTALRLGVPFSMHSDAPITPVAPLFTAWCAVNRLTASGALLGAEERIPVEAALRAVTLGVAYTMKLDHLVGSIDVGKYADFAVLDDDPLAVDPMALKDVGVHATVVGGRVFPAPGS